From the Actinomycetota bacterium genome, one window contains:
- a CDS encoding helix-turn-helix transcriptional regulator, with protein MARSEYRPVSHDHEAFLERARKRKGFDEAYDELEDEYLLVRELLSARTNAGLTQEEVAASMGTTKSAVSRLEGAGKHSPSVSTLKKYAQAVGCDVEIRLVPAPRRTKAST; from the coding sequence ATGGCCAGAAGTGAATATCGTCCGGTCTCGCACGATCACGAGGCCTTCCTTGAGCGTGCGCGCAAGCGCAAGGGGTTCGATGAGGCCTATGACGAACTCGAAGACGAATATCTGCTCGTTCGCGAGTTGCTCTCCGCGCGCACTAATGCGGGGCTGACCCAGGAAGAGGTCGCCGCCTCCATGGGCACCACGAAGAGCGCTGTCTCTCGTTTGGAGGGCGCCGGCAAACACTCGCCTTCGGTGAGCACGCTCAAAAAGTATGCTCAGGCAGTGGGTTGCGATGTGGAGATCCGTCTGGTTCCCGCTCCTCGTCGAACGAAGGCTTCTACCTGA
- a CDS encoding ArsR family transcriptional regulator translates to MLSTLITSKARLALLTLFLTHPGERFYQKQLIRDLGLSSSLVQAELKRLEGVGLLISSREANARYFTINNDFPIYPELKSIVFKTVGLAEFLHDSLDAIGNVEAALIYGSVAKNVEDMRSDVDVLVIGDVDLDALNEAVDAAERAVGREINTTVYTREEWAGRVKTGQAFVTDILSGPKIFLIGDEDELRRTT, encoded by the coding sequence ATGCTTTCAACACTGATTACATCCAAGGCCCGGTTGGCCTTGCTCACGCTCTTCCTGACCCATCCGGGCGAGCGCTTCTATCAAAAGCAGCTCATCCGTGATCTCGGGCTCTCGTCATCGCTTGTGCAAGCCGAGCTCAAACGACTTGAGGGCGTCGGACTTCTAATCAGTTCACGAGAGGCAAACGCCCGCTACTTCACGATTAACAACGACTTTCCGATCTATCCCGAACTAAAGAGTATCGTCTTCAAGACGGTCGGGCTCGCCGAGTTCTTGCACGACTCACTCGACGCAATCGGCAATGTGGAGGCCGCGCTTATCTACGGATCGGTCGCCAAGAACGTCGAAGACATGCGCTCCGACGTAGACGTGCTTGTAATTGGTGATGTCGATCTCGACGCTTTGAATGAAGCGGTCGACGCAGCCGAGCGAGCGGTCGGCCGTGAAATCAATACGACCGTCTACACGCGCGAGGAGTGGGCTGGCAGGGTCAAGACCGGACAAGCTTTCGTGACGGACATACTCTCTGGTCCGAAGATCTTCCTCATAGGAGATGAAGATGAGCTTCGAAGAACTACTTAG